In one window of Mercurialis annua linkage group LG4, ddMerAnnu1.2, whole genome shotgun sequence DNA:
- the LOC126678398 gene encoding uncharacterized protein LOC126678398 has translation MLLHRQEMIIHQKGFLKSPDLDAAPNWTLPPLNMIKINIDAAISARSNLSVVSGVCRDASGAVLRWGVSILRGILKVEVAEAKAVPFGIQQASEVPSKVLFVESDAANFISRLLHPESAIDPIHVIIDDCLAETASRTVQFQHVRRHCNQVAHASAK, from the coding sequence ATGTTACTTCATCGACAAGAAATGATTATTCATCAGAAAGGGTTTCTAAAGTCCCCAGACCTTGATGCAGCCCCGAATTGGACTCTACCACCGTTGAATATGATTAAAATCAACATCGATGCAGCAATATCTGCTAGGAGTAATTTATCAGTGGTCAGTGGTGTTTGTAGAGATGCTTCCGGAGCAGTCTTGCGATGGGGAGTTTCTATTCTTCGCGGTATTCTTAAAGTGGAAGTCGCTGAAGCCAAGGCTGTTCCGTTTGGTATACAACAAGCTTCTGAGGTCCCAAGCAAAGTCCTGTTTGTTGAATCTGATGCAGCCAATTTTATAAGCAGGCTTCTTCATCCTGAAAGTGCAATTGACCCTATACATGTTATTATTGATGATTGCTTGGCGGAGACGGCTTCTCGTACGGTTCAATTTCAGCACGTTCGAAGACATTGCAATCAAGTTGCACATGCCTCAGCTAAATGA